The following proteins are encoded in a genomic region of Phragmites australis chromosome 9, lpPhrAust1.1, whole genome shotgun sequence:
- the LOC133928430 gene encoding uncharacterized protein LOC133928430 isoform X2 yields MAAPFVNRSSSIDGNRSPVSGSDATQSEGDDSTLYGETQPLDEAETQLVEGVDEEEGVAADWVETQLVESGDEDGGDDGEQLKTRLEVEREEEDDAGGTKDNAGDWTTTQLVEECVVEGANGGVDDMLETQLVEESEEVRINGGNEEGFGEWAKTQLVEDSDEEIDFGEWAKTQLVEDSDEEIGDNELSEGTLVLSDNEGLSDDERDAKSGMEGSIEGVNGRVEKHVDNKNLVDSDASTDEEGNTGHLQMKLTSVRVASVQTCGLAETRNTITVNSVHQGKQEASTYGKHLLPKIAANSTSCSTSFSDPPDCGIDNDSNGYVQNHDKDGIRSRDRCSTAKRLFADMTGEEGESNSRGFAGLSYIGSQEPGDKSQENAFELVDRLISINGRLLSQEATPNKLEIAKPPVSNKRGTLILAEKVERSRSSIGKAEIFEWLDSREDDGGGDFFRKNKDILLKKSAGRGKPKRHSLEAKKCSTKIASGVNKIGESKNKTNFKLCGGFETLPLSDSRLLKSDVKSKRVSGNRTKKNLLKDLVDLSNAKSLEGQQEKADVALHDVGPDTQIAVEAMEVLAQCSPAKTLSAKGQPLLDRDMIDDESTIIKCNSKSGPPQKRTSSIQEGVMTRSKRRKVIELNTKPKKERHGGLKMPENSELIGKIKRKQTKCVPEKSKVSKMFLDENKYHGTPVAHRTRHCSRNSVCEYTDLCSNKHLRVGKKLTGDSPIIGEVQNNHITNGPEKPMISERKTISGLSYFEKENTEHTFANNCQDLEQSRDGSTQHTSVNNVQNFEPRRGEPTNDVACRDPPSHPKQRRTPTRMVQSNATAVTQTAANHDGPRPHKKRRVFVRSVSDQLKYAKKEPSNGRSTSLLSNIIGKSLAASPILYPVRVDSRTSDFSSSGQRLKESSHVEDTIQSPKSNTQIQSSSLNTPSKVVNELSPTFSPVNPSKASNRSLSKPSVVKELLKLDLENVLSNQQQKDSRRRKDMSSFSILFSHHLDEDVIKCQKKILARLGLREAFSISDATHFVANSFFRTRNMLEALTLGKPVVTSMWLENCGQAGCFIDERKYILRDAKKEKELGFSMPISLASACKHPLLLGKRVFVTLNVKPSQEVVTSLVKASSGQPLERLGRSITNENEVPDDLLVISCEEDYQTCASLLERGASVFSSELVLNGIIIQKLEYERHRLFADRVKQTRSTRWLKDTVHGRFVPVSKCP; encoded by the exons ATGGCGGCGCCCTTCGTCAACCGCAGCTCCTCCATCGACGGTAACA GGTCTCCGGTGAGCGGCAGTGATGCAACGCAGAGCGAGGGCGATGACAGCACGCTGTACGGCGAGACACAGCCGCTGGACGAGGCTGAGACCCAGTTAGTAGAAGGGGTGGATGAGGAAGAGGGTGTGGCTGCCGATTGGGTGGAGACACAGTTGGTGGAGAGTGGTGATGAGGATGGAGGTGATGATGGTGAGCAATTGAAGACGCGGTTGGAGGTGGAGCGTGAGGAAGAGGATGATGCTGGTGGCACGAAGGATAATGCCGGTGACTGGACTACAACCCAATTGGTTGAAGAATGTGTGGTGGAGGGAGCTAATGGTGGTGTTGATGACATGTTGGAGACCCAATTGGTTGAGGAATCTGAGGAGGTGAGAATAAATGGAGGTAATGAAGAGGGTTTCGGCGAGTGGGCGAAGACCCAGTTGGTTGAAGACTCTGATGAAGAGATAGATTTCGGTGAGTGGGCAAAGACCCAGTTGGTTGAAGACTCTGATGAAGAGATAGGTGACAATGAGTTGAGTGAGGGTACTCTAGTGTTAAGTGACAATGAGGGCCTGTCAGACGATGAGAGGGATGCGAAGTCGGGAATGGAGGGAAGTATTGAGGGGGTGAATGGCAGGGTTGAGAAGCATGTTGATAACAAGAATTTGGTAGATTCTGATGCTTCAACAGATGAAGAGGGTAACACAG GACACCTTCAGATGAAATTGACTTCTGTTCGTGTGGCATCAGTACAAACATGTGGACTTGCTGAAACTCGTAACACAATTACTGTGAACAGTGTGCATCAAGGGAAACAGGAGGCCTCGACCTATGGAAAACATCTCCTGCCGAAAATTGCAGCCAACTCTACTTCCTGCAGCACCTCCTTCAGTGACCCCCCAGATTGTGGGATTGATAATGACTCCAATGGTTATGTACAGAACCATGATAAAGATGGAATTAGAAGCAGAGATAGGTGCTCAACAGCAAAAAGGCTTTTTGCTGACATGACAGGTGAGGAGGGTGAAAGCAACAGCAGAGGTTTTGCTGGATTAAGCTATATTGGATCACAGGAGCCTGGTGATAAGTCACAAGAAAACGCTTTTGAACTGGTGGATAGGTTGATCTCAATCAATGGCAGATTATTATCTCAAGAAGCAACACCAAATAAATTGGAAATAGCAAAGCCACCTGTTTCAAATAAGAGAGGGACTTTGATATTGGCTGAGAAGGTTGAACGAAGTAGAAGTTCCATTGGGAAGGCAGAAATATTTGAATGGCTGGATAGCCGTGAAGATGATGGAGGAGGCGATTTTTTCCGTAAAAACAAAGATATCTTGTTGAAGAAATCGGctggtagaggaaaaccaaagAGACATTCTCTCGAGGCAAAAAAGTGTTCCACGAAAATTGCATCCGGAGTAAACAAAATAGGAGAATCTAAGAACAAAACAAATTTCAAACTATGTGGCGGGTTTGAAACTCTTCCTTTGTCAGATTCAAGACTACTCAAAAGTGATGTGAAGAGTAAGCGGGTTTCTGGAAACAGGACTAAGAAAAACCTTTTGAAGGACTTAGTTGATCTATCAAATGCCAAATCTTTGGAAGGACAACAGGAAAAGGCTGATGTAGCTTTGCATGATGTTGGTCCAGACACTCAAATAGCTGTTGAAGCTATGGAAGTACTGGCACAATGTTCACCTGCTAAAACTTTATCAGCTAAAGGTCAACCTCTGTTGGATAGAGATATGATAGATGATGAATCTACAATAATTAAATGTAATTCAAAGAGTGGTCCTCCTCAAAAGAGAACTAGCAGCATCCAGGAAGGTGTCATGACACGTTCTAAAAGAAGAAAAGTAATTGAGTTGAACACCAAGCCTAAGAAAGAAAGACATGGAGGATTGAAGATGCCAGAAAATTCAGAACTTATAGGGAAAATAAAACGTAAGCAGACAAAGTGTGTACCAGAAAAGAGTAAAGTTTCAAAGATGTTTCTTGATGAAAATAAGTACCATGGCACACCTGTTGCACACCGCACTAGACACTGTAGTAGGAATAGCGTTTGTGAATATACTGATTTATGTTCTAATAAGCACCTGAGAGTTGGCAAGAAACTGACAGGTGACAGCCCCATTATTGGAGAAGTGCAAAATAATCATATTACAAATGGCCCTGAGAAACCGATGATTAGTGAGAGAAAAACCATATCTGGTTTGAgttattttgaaaaagaaaacacagagCATACCTTCGCAAATAATTGTCAGGATCTTGAGCAATCTAGGGATGGAAGCACACAACATACCAGTGTAAATAATGTTCAGAACTTTGAACCACGCAGAGGTGAACCAACAAATGATGTTGCATGCAGAGATCCCCCGTCACACCCTAAACAGAGAAGAACACCCACAAGAATGGTGCAGTCAAATGCTACAGCAGTTACCCAAACTGCCGCAAATCATGATGGGCCAAGACCACACAAGAAAAGGCGGGTTTTCGTCAGGAGCGTTTCTGATCAGCTAAAGTATGCAAAGAAAGAACCTTCCAATGGAAGATCAACTTCTTTGCTGTCCAATATTATAGGAAAGTCATTGGCTGCTTCTCCTATACTTTATCCTGTAAGAGTTGACAGCAGAACTTCTGATTTCAGTAGCTCTGGACAGCGACTGAAGGAATCCTCCCATGTTGAGGATACAATCCAATCACCAAAAAGCAACACTCAAATTCAGAGTAGTTCCCTGAATACACCTTCAAAAGTGGTTAATGAATTGTCACCTACTTTCAGTCCTGTGAATCCATCAAAAGCCTCAAATAGAAGCTTGTCAAAACCTTCTGTTGTAAAAGAACTACTGAAACTAGATCTTGAAAATGTGCTATCAAACCAACAACAAAAAGATTCTagaagaaggaaagatatgTCCAGTTTCAGTATTTTGTTCAGCCATCATTTGGATGAGGATGTGATCAAGTGTCAGAAGAAG ATCTTGGCACGCTTGGGACTTCGTGAAGCATTTTCCATTTCAGATGCAACACACTTTGTCGCAAATAGTTTTTTCCGCACAAGGAATATGCTAGAAGCATTAACTCTTGGCAAGCCAGTAGTTACATCAATGTGGCTTGAAAATTGTGGACAAGCAGGCTGTTTTATTGATGAGAGGAAGTATATTCTGAGGGATgccaaaaaggaaaaggagttAGGTTTCAGCATGCCTATATCACTAGCCTCAGCTTGCAAGCATCCTCTTCTTCTG GGAAAAAGAGTCTTTGTAACATTGAATGTGAAGCCGAGTCAAGAAGTGGTGACTAGCTTGGTGAAAGCATCATCTGGGCAG CCATTAGAGAGGCTAGGAAGATCCATAACGAATGAAAATGAAGTACCTGATGACCTACTGGTTATCTCATGTGAAGAAGACTACCAAACTTGCGCATCGCTGCTTGAGAGAG GTGCCAGCGTTTTCAGCTCGGAGCTTGTACTAAATGGTATAATTATTCAGAAGCTGGAGTACGAGAG GCACCGCCTTTTCGCCGACCGTGTCAAACAAACCCGCTCGACGAGGTGGTTGAAAGACACAGTCCATGGCCGGTTTGTACCTGTATCCAAGTGTCCATAG
- the LOC133928430 gene encoding uncharacterized protein LOC133928430 isoform X1 gives MAAPFVNRSSSIDGNRSPVSGSDATQSEGDDSTLYGETQPLDEAETQLVEGVDEEEGVAADWVETQLVESGDEDGGDDGEQLKTRLEVEREEEDDAGGTKDNAGDWTTTQLVEECVVEGANGGVDDMLETQLVEESEEVRINGGNEEGFGEWAKTQLVEDSDEEIDFGEWAKTQLVEDSDEEIGDNELSEGTLVLSDNEGLSDDERDAKSGMEGSIEGVNGRVEKHVDNKNLVDSDASTDEEGNTGHLQMKLTSVRVASVQTCGLAETRNTITVNSVHQGKQEASTYGKHLLPKIAANSTSCSTSFSDPPDCGIDNDSNGYVQNHDKDGIRSRDRCSTAKRLFADMTGEEGESNSRGFAGLSYIGSQEPGDKSQENAFELVDRLISINGRLLSQEATPNKLEIAKPPVSNKRGTLILAEKVERSRSSIGKAEIFEWLDSREDDGGGDFFRKNKDILLKKSAGRGKPKRHSLEAKKCSTKIASGVNKIGESKNKTNFKLCGGFETLPLSDSRLLKSDVKSKRVSGNRTKKNLLKDLVDLSNAKSLEGQQEKADVALHDVGPDTQIAVEAMEVLAQCSPAKTLSAKGQPLLDRDMIDDESTIIKCNSKSGPPQKRTSSIQEGVMTRSKRRKVIELNTKPKKERHGGLKMPENSELIGKIKRKQTKCVPEKSKVSKMFLDENKYHGTPVAHRTRHCSRNSVCEYTDLCSNKHLRVGKKLTGDSPIIGEVQNNHITNGPEKPMISERKTISGLSYFEKENTEHTFANNCQDLEQSRDGSTQHTSVNNVQNFEPRRGEPTNDVACRDPPSHPKQRRTPTRMVQSNATAVTQTAANHDGPRPHKKRRVFVRSVSDQLKYAKKEPSNGRSTSLLSNIIGKSLAASPILYPVRVDSRTSDFSSSGQRLKESSHVEDTIQSPKSNTQIQSSSLNTPSKVVNELSPTFSPVNPSKASNRSLSKPSVVKELLKLDLENVLSNQQQKDSRRRKDMSSFSILFSHHLDEDVIKCQKKILARLGLREAFSISDATHFVANSFFRTRNMLEALTLGKPVVTSMWLENCGQAGCFIDERKYILRDAKKEKELGFSMPISLASACKHPLLLGKRVFVTLNVKPSQEVVTSLVKASSGQVPLERLGRSITNENEVPDDLLVISCEEDYQTCASLLERGASVFSSELVLNGIIIQKLEYERHRLFADRVKQTRSTRWLKDTVHGRFVPVSKCP, from the exons ATGGCGGCGCCCTTCGTCAACCGCAGCTCCTCCATCGACGGTAACA GGTCTCCGGTGAGCGGCAGTGATGCAACGCAGAGCGAGGGCGATGACAGCACGCTGTACGGCGAGACACAGCCGCTGGACGAGGCTGAGACCCAGTTAGTAGAAGGGGTGGATGAGGAAGAGGGTGTGGCTGCCGATTGGGTGGAGACACAGTTGGTGGAGAGTGGTGATGAGGATGGAGGTGATGATGGTGAGCAATTGAAGACGCGGTTGGAGGTGGAGCGTGAGGAAGAGGATGATGCTGGTGGCACGAAGGATAATGCCGGTGACTGGACTACAACCCAATTGGTTGAAGAATGTGTGGTGGAGGGAGCTAATGGTGGTGTTGATGACATGTTGGAGACCCAATTGGTTGAGGAATCTGAGGAGGTGAGAATAAATGGAGGTAATGAAGAGGGTTTCGGCGAGTGGGCGAAGACCCAGTTGGTTGAAGACTCTGATGAAGAGATAGATTTCGGTGAGTGGGCAAAGACCCAGTTGGTTGAAGACTCTGATGAAGAGATAGGTGACAATGAGTTGAGTGAGGGTACTCTAGTGTTAAGTGACAATGAGGGCCTGTCAGACGATGAGAGGGATGCGAAGTCGGGAATGGAGGGAAGTATTGAGGGGGTGAATGGCAGGGTTGAGAAGCATGTTGATAACAAGAATTTGGTAGATTCTGATGCTTCAACAGATGAAGAGGGTAACACAG GACACCTTCAGATGAAATTGACTTCTGTTCGTGTGGCATCAGTACAAACATGTGGACTTGCTGAAACTCGTAACACAATTACTGTGAACAGTGTGCATCAAGGGAAACAGGAGGCCTCGACCTATGGAAAACATCTCCTGCCGAAAATTGCAGCCAACTCTACTTCCTGCAGCACCTCCTTCAGTGACCCCCCAGATTGTGGGATTGATAATGACTCCAATGGTTATGTACAGAACCATGATAAAGATGGAATTAGAAGCAGAGATAGGTGCTCAACAGCAAAAAGGCTTTTTGCTGACATGACAGGTGAGGAGGGTGAAAGCAACAGCAGAGGTTTTGCTGGATTAAGCTATATTGGATCACAGGAGCCTGGTGATAAGTCACAAGAAAACGCTTTTGAACTGGTGGATAGGTTGATCTCAATCAATGGCAGATTATTATCTCAAGAAGCAACACCAAATAAATTGGAAATAGCAAAGCCACCTGTTTCAAATAAGAGAGGGACTTTGATATTGGCTGAGAAGGTTGAACGAAGTAGAAGTTCCATTGGGAAGGCAGAAATATTTGAATGGCTGGATAGCCGTGAAGATGATGGAGGAGGCGATTTTTTCCGTAAAAACAAAGATATCTTGTTGAAGAAATCGGctggtagaggaaaaccaaagAGACATTCTCTCGAGGCAAAAAAGTGTTCCACGAAAATTGCATCCGGAGTAAACAAAATAGGAGAATCTAAGAACAAAACAAATTTCAAACTATGTGGCGGGTTTGAAACTCTTCCTTTGTCAGATTCAAGACTACTCAAAAGTGATGTGAAGAGTAAGCGGGTTTCTGGAAACAGGACTAAGAAAAACCTTTTGAAGGACTTAGTTGATCTATCAAATGCCAAATCTTTGGAAGGACAACAGGAAAAGGCTGATGTAGCTTTGCATGATGTTGGTCCAGACACTCAAATAGCTGTTGAAGCTATGGAAGTACTGGCACAATGTTCACCTGCTAAAACTTTATCAGCTAAAGGTCAACCTCTGTTGGATAGAGATATGATAGATGATGAATCTACAATAATTAAATGTAATTCAAAGAGTGGTCCTCCTCAAAAGAGAACTAGCAGCATCCAGGAAGGTGTCATGACACGTTCTAAAAGAAGAAAAGTAATTGAGTTGAACACCAAGCCTAAGAAAGAAAGACATGGAGGATTGAAGATGCCAGAAAATTCAGAACTTATAGGGAAAATAAAACGTAAGCAGACAAAGTGTGTACCAGAAAAGAGTAAAGTTTCAAAGATGTTTCTTGATGAAAATAAGTACCATGGCACACCTGTTGCACACCGCACTAGACACTGTAGTAGGAATAGCGTTTGTGAATATACTGATTTATGTTCTAATAAGCACCTGAGAGTTGGCAAGAAACTGACAGGTGACAGCCCCATTATTGGAGAAGTGCAAAATAATCATATTACAAATGGCCCTGAGAAACCGATGATTAGTGAGAGAAAAACCATATCTGGTTTGAgttattttgaaaaagaaaacacagagCATACCTTCGCAAATAATTGTCAGGATCTTGAGCAATCTAGGGATGGAAGCACACAACATACCAGTGTAAATAATGTTCAGAACTTTGAACCACGCAGAGGTGAACCAACAAATGATGTTGCATGCAGAGATCCCCCGTCACACCCTAAACAGAGAAGAACACCCACAAGAATGGTGCAGTCAAATGCTACAGCAGTTACCCAAACTGCCGCAAATCATGATGGGCCAAGACCACACAAGAAAAGGCGGGTTTTCGTCAGGAGCGTTTCTGATCAGCTAAAGTATGCAAAGAAAGAACCTTCCAATGGAAGATCAACTTCTTTGCTGTCCAATATTATAGGAAAGTCATTGGCTGCTTCTCCTATACTTTATCCTGTAAGAGTTGACAGCAGAACTTCTGATTTCAGTAGCTCTGGACAGCGACTGAAGGAATCCTCCCATGTTGAGGATACAATCCAATCACCAAAAAGCAACACTCAAATTCAGAGTAGTTCCCTGAATACACCTTCAAAAGTGGTTAATGAATTGTCACCTACTTTCAGTCCTGTGAATCCATCAAAAGCCTCAAATAGAAGCTTGTCAAAACCTTCTGTTGTAAAAGAACTACTGAAACTAGATCTTGAAAATGTGCTATCAAACCAACAACAAAAAGATTCTagaagaaggaaagatatgTCCAGTTTCAGTATTTTGTTCAGCCATCATTTGGATGAGGATGTGATCAAGTGTCAGAAGAAG ATCTTGGCACGCTTGGGACTTCGTGAAGCATTTTCCATTTCAGATGCAACACACTTTGTCGCAAATAGTTTTTTCCGCACAAGGAATATGCTAGAAGCATTAACTCTTGGCAAGCCAGTAGTTACATCAATGTGGCTTGAAAATTGTGGACAAGCAGGCTGTTTTATTGATGAGAGGAAGTATATTCTGAGGGATgccaaaaaggaaaaggagttAGGTTTCAGCATGCCTATATCACTAGCCTCAGCTTGCAAGCATCCTCTTCTTCTG GGAAAAAGAGTCTTTGTAACATTGAATGTGAAGCCGAGTCAAGAAGTGGTGACTAGCTTGGTGAAAGCATCATCTGGGCAGGTT CCATTAGAGAGGCTAGGAAGATCCATAACGAATGAAAATGAAGTACCTGATGACCTACTGGTTATCTCATGTGAAGAAGACTACCAAACTTGCGCATCGCTGCTTGAGAGAG GTGCCAGCGTTTTCAGCTCGGAGCTTGTACTAAATGGTATAATTATTCAGAAGCTGGAGTACGAGAG GCACCGCCTTTTCGCCGACCGTGTCAAACAAACCCGCTCGACGAGGTGGTTGAAAGACACAGTCCATGGCCGGTTTGTACCTGTATCCAAGTGTCCATAG